Below is a genomic region from Streptomyces sp. RPA4-2.
GGTGAGCTCGACCAGTTCGTCCGGGACCTGCCGGCCGCCCACGCGGGCGGCGCGACGTCCGCGTACACGACCGCGCCCAACCGCCCCCGGCTGGGCGCCATCCCGGCGGAGGCCGACGAGAACGTGGTGGCGGTGTTCAGCACCGCGATGCGCAAGGGCCGCTGGCGCGCGGGCCGTCGTATTCATGTGTACGCCGTCTTCGGCAGCGTCGAGATAGACCTCAGCGAGGCGATCTTCGAGTACCAGCAGGTCGCGATCAAGGCGATCTCGGTCTTCGGCAACGTGGAGATCCGCGTCCCGGAGAACGTGTCACTGCGCAGCAGCGGAGGCGGGGTCCTCGGCAACTTCGAGGCGGACACGCTGGATTCGGGCGACCCCGACGCGCCCGTGATCTACGTCGAGGGCCTGGCGATCCTGGGCAACGTCGAGGCGCGGCCCAAGCGCGGCAAGCTGGTCGCGGACATCCTCGACCGCGCGATGGACCGGGTGGACCGGAGTTTGCGCAAGCACCTGGATCGTTGACGCCCGTGAATCCGACGGCGTCCGGGGCGCACCGGGCCGGTGCCGCGTGCGCTCCGTCGTGAACGACCGGCTCCGCTCTTGGAACTCAGTGCATAGGCGCGCGCACAGCGGGTAGGCCTTGCTGCATCGTCTCTTGGAGGGCGCGGCGGGAGTTCCCGCGGTGCCCGGCACGCTCGCGAAGCCGTCGTCAGGAGTAGACCGTGCTGCAACCGCCGCATCAGTCCCTGCAGGTAGCTGCCGTTCCGGCCCAGCGGGCGCCAGTGCGGGACAGGGATCAGGAAGCCCCATGGCACACGGAGGCGGTGTGCCGGCGGGACGAGGCCGGCCTGTTCTTCGCGCCGTCCAAGGAGCCCACGGCGTCCCGGCTGTCCCGCGAGGAGGCGGCCAAGCGCGTCTGCGCCCGCTGTCCCGTGATGGTCGAGTGCCGTGAGCACGCGCTGCTGCAACCCGAGCCGTACGGAGTGTGGGGCGGCCTCACCGCCGCCGAGCGCCGGGTGGTGCTGGCCCGGCGCCGCCGCCGTGACCTGGAGCTCAAGAAGTCCGCGCGCGGCCCGATAGCAGCG
It encodes:
- a CDS encoding DUF1707 domain-containing protein; amino-acid sequence: MDLQKRTETRAADAELRASDADRDRIADILREALAEGRLTADEHAERVEGVLATKTVGELDQFVRDLPAAHAGGATSAYTTAPNRPRLGAIPAEADENVVAVFSTAMRKGRWRAGRRIHVYAVFGSVEIDLSEAIFEYQQVAIKAISVFGNVEIRVPENVSLRSSGGGVLGNFEADTLDSGDPDAPVIYVEGLAILGNVEARPKRGKLVADILDRAMDRVDRSLRKHLDR
- a CDS encoding WhiB family transcriptional regulator, translating into MLQPPHQSLQVAAVPAQRAPVRDRDQEAPWHTEAVCRRDEAGLFFAPSKEPTASRLSREEAAKRVCARCPVMVECREHALLQPEPYGVWGGLTAAERRVVLARRRRRDLELKKSARGPIAAAG